TACCGTATCGCGGATCTCTGCTGTGCGGAATGGCTCAACAATGCTGGGACGGTAAATCTCTTTTGTTCCTTTAGGAATGTCACCAAAATACTTTTTAACCAGTTCTTTGGTTTTCTCAACTTCAATGTCGCCCGAAACCACCAAAACAGCATTATTAGGCACATAGAACATATCGTGGAAATTCAGGATATCTTCATCTGTGGCATTGCGGACGTGTTCATCCTGGCCGATGATATCTGAGCGGTAGGGGTGAACGCTGTAGGCCCTTTTAAGGGTTTCGTGCAGCAAGCGTCCGTAAGGTTGGTTGTCGCGGGTCTGCTTCATCTCCTCGGTCACAACACTCTTCTGGGTTGCGATACCGATGGAGTCGATCTTGGGATGCAGCAAGCGCTCCGATTCCAGCCAAAGGCCCAGCTCAAGCTGATTGGAGGGAAGCATTACATAATACAAGGTGTAATCGAAGCTGGTTCCTGCGTTCAGGGTTCCTCCTGCTTTTTCAACGATTTCTGAAAATTCTCCGCGGCCGATGTTTTTGGTACCTTCGAACATCAGGTGCTCAAAAAGGTGTGCAAACCCCGTGCGGTCAGGGCTCTCATTCTTTGCCCCCACATGGTACATAATATTCACCACTACGTTTGGCGTAGTGTTATCCTGATGCAGGATAACGTGAAGGCCATTGTCGAGGGTGTATTCCGTAAAATCGATAC
The nucleotide sequence above comes from Bacteroides sp.. Encoded proteins:
- a CDS encoding pitrilysin family protein, with product MKKISLSMLLGLMSLVLFSFTSKGQDIRIDFTEYTLDNGLHVILHQDNTTPNVVVNIMYHVGAKNESPDRTGFAHLFEHLMFEGTKNIGRGEFSEIVEKAGGTLNAGTSFDYTLYYVMLPSNQLELGLWLESERLLHPKIDSIGIATQKSVVTEEMKQTRDNQPYGRLLHETLKRAYSVHPYRSDIIGQDEHVRNATDEDILNFHDMFYVPNNAVLVVSGDIEVEKTKELVKKYFGDIPKGTKEIYRPSIVEPFRTAEIRDTVYDNVQMPMIIQAYPLPAQGTKDYYAMEMLSSLLSSGQSSRMYRRLVDEEQTAMMVNAIPLGLEDPGLNIVLAFPNMGIDPEVLEQGINEELEKVKNELITEEEMQKLKNQFESRFVNSNTTIASRANNLANYYTFYGDANRINTELDNYLAVTRQDIQRVANEYLKEERRVVLYYMPKAQ